A region from the Campylobacter blaseri genome encodes:
- a CDS encoding homoserine dehydrogenase, whose protein sequence is MKIAILGVGTVGTSVINILKKNRHMIAARAGEHIEPVIGVVKDLKKPRECDIELTDDIDSVIDRDDIDVYVELMGGIEEPYEIISKILDKKKAVVTANKALLAYHRYALQEKAGDTSFGYEASVGGGIPIIKALREGLSANKIEKIVGILNGTSNYILTNMMQSGIKFEEALKQAQDLGYAEADPTFDIEGYDAAHKLLILASIAYGVHGNPEDILIKGIEKISSEDIFFAKEFDYEIKLLAIAKKTDNKAELRVHPALVSKEKMISKVDGVMNAISIYGDALGESMYYGAGAGGDATASSVIADLVDIARENKNPMLGYKELSEIQKIELLPTSSIRTKYYLRVKVEDKVGVLAKITNLMSDNKLSIDTFLQKPRNKNENHTTLFFITHTSLEADVKRVMSLLEKEDFVDGRPFMIRIED, encoded by the coding sequence ATGAAAATAGCAATTTTAGGTGTAGGCACTGTTGGAACTTCAGTGATAAACATACTTAAAAAAAATAGACACATGATAGCTGCAAGAGCAGGTGAGCATATAGAGCCTGTTATAGGAGTTGTCAAAGACTTAAAAAAACCAAGAGAGTGTGATATAGAGTTAACAGATGATATTGATAGTGTTATAGATAGAGATGATATTGATGTATATGTAGAGCTTATGGGGGGCATTGAAGAGCCATATGAAATAATAAGTAAAATTTTAGATAAAAAAAAGGCGGTTGTTACCGCAAATAAAGCCTTGCTTGCCTACCATAGATATGCACTTCAAGAAAAAGCAGGCGATACTTCTTTTGGATATGAAGCAAGTGTTGGAGGAGGAATTCCTATAATAAAGGCATTACGAGAGGGGCTTAGTGCTAATAAGATAGAAAAAATAGTTGGAATTTTAAATGGGACTAGCAACTATATACTAACTAATATGATGCAAAGTGGTATCAAATTTGAAGAAGCGCTAAAACAAGCGCAGGATTTAGGTTATGCAGAGGCTGATCCGACATTTGATATTGAGGGTTATGACGCTGCTCATAAACTACTTATTTTAGCTAGTATTGCATATGGTGTTCATGGAAACCCAGAAGACATTCTTATAAAGGGAATTGAGAAAATATCATCTGAAGATATATTTTTTGCAAAGGAATTTGACTATGAGATTAAACTTCTTGCAATAGCAAAAAAAACAGACAACAAAGCAGAGCTTAGGGTTCATCCAGCCTTAGTATCAAAAGAGAAGATGATATCAAAAGTTGATGGAGTTATGAATGCTATTAGTATCTATGGAGACGCATTGGGCGAAAGTATGTATTATGGTGCTGGTGCTGGAGGGGACGCAACTGCAAGTTCTGTGATAGCAGATTTAGTAGATATAGCAAGAGAGAACAAAAACCCAATGCTTGGATATAAAGAGCTATCTGAAATTCAAAAAATAGAACTTTTGCCTACAAGCTCTATACGAACGAAATATTATCTTAGAGTTAAAGTTGAAGATAAAGTAGGAGTGCTTGCTAAGATTACTAATCTAATGAGTGACAATAAACTTTCTATAGATACATTTTTACAAAAACCAAGAAATAAAAATGAAAATCATACAACTTTGTTTTTTATAACTCATACAAGTTTAGAGGCAGATGTTAAAAGAGTGATGTCTTTGCTTGAAAAAGAGGATTTTGTAGATGGAAGACCTTTTATGATAAGGATAGAAGACTAA
- a CDS encoding YraN family protein, with amino-acid sequence MGLKEYIFGYKGEDRAVKYLENIGFEIIKRNFRSKFGEIDIIATKDNILHFIEVKSTKGDYEAIYRVTPTKIDKILKTIRFYLSKTKNSQDYQLDIVIVNGVKVEFIRNITI; translated from the coding sequence TTGGGTTTAAAAGAGTATATTTTTGGATATAAAGGCGAAGATAGAGCGGTAAAATATCTAGAAAATATAGGATTTGAAATTATAAAAAGAAATTTTAGATCCAAATTTGGAGAGATTGACATCATAGCAACTAAAGATAATATACTTCATTTTATAGAGGTTAAATCAACTAAGGGTGACTATGAGGCCATTTATAGAGTTACACCAACAAAAATAGATAAAATTTTAAAAACTATAAGATTTTATCTATCCAAAACTAAAAACAGTCAAGATTATCAGCTTGATATAGTTATAGTTAATGGCGTAAAGGTGGAATTTATAAGAAACATTACTATTTAA
- the trxA gene encoding thioredoxin translates to MAKYIELTSSNFDVVKEGVALVDFWAPWCGPCRMLAPVIDELAEEFDGKAKICKVNTDEEQDLAVEYGVRSIPTLLFFKDGEIKEQLVGAQSKQAIADKINSLL, encoded by the coding sequence ATGGCAAAATACATAGAACTTACTTCAAGTAATTTTGATGTTGTAAAAGAAGGGGTGGCGTTAGTTGATTTTTGGGCACCATGGTGCGGACCGTGCAGAATGCTTGCGCCTGTTATAGATGAACTGGCTGAAGAATTTGATGGTAAGGCTAAAATTTGTAAGGTAAATACAGATGAAGAGCAAGATTTAGCAGTAGAATATGGTGTTAGATCAATTCCCACACTACTATTTTTTAAAGATGGAGAAATTAAAGAACAATTAGTTGGTGCTCAATCAAAACAAGCTATTGCTGATAAGATAAATTCACTACTATAA
- the trxB gene encoding thioredoxin-disulfide reductase — translation MINLAIIGGGPAGLAAGLYATRGGVKNVVLFESGILGGQITGSSEIENYPGVATLMDGNSFMQPWIEQSMRFGLKQERTSIKRVSKNEDGAFTLLDESGKTYLAKAVIVCTGSKPRRAGFKGEDEFFGRGVSTCATCDGFFYKNKEIAVIGGGDTAVEEAIYLSHIVSKVYLIHRREGFRAAPTTLEKAKNNPKIEFVLNAKIDEVYGDKMGVTGVRVKFKDNSTREIDVPGVFTFVGLDVRNNVIKDENDKPICGITESGQIGVNLKMETSLKGLFAAGDIRADAPKQVVSAAGDGATAALSAMSYLESLE, via the coding sequence ATGATAAACTTAGCAATTATAGGCGGCGGACCAGCAGGTCTTGCAGCAGGACTTTACGCTACAAGAGGCGGTGTAAAAAATGTAGTTTTATTTGAATCTGGAATACTTGGTGGTCAAATAACAGGAAGCTCAGAGATTGAAAACTACCCAGGGGTTGCCACTTTAATGGATGGAAATAGCTTTATGCAACCATGGATAGAGCAATCCATGAGATTTGGATTAAAACAAGAAAGAACATCTATAAAAAGAGTATCAAAAAATGAAGATGGAGCTTTTACGCTTCTTGATGAAAGTGGTAAAACATACCTTGCAAAAGCTGTTATAGTTTGCACAGGCTCAAAACCAAGAAGAGCAGGCTTTAAAGGCGAAGATGAGTTTTTTGGAAGAGGTGTTAGTACTTGTGCAACTTGCGATGGGTTTTTTTATAAAAATAAAGAAATTGCTGTAATAGGTGGCGGTGATACTGCTGTTGAAGAGGCAATATATCTCTCACACATAGTTTCAAAAGTATATTTAATTCACAGAAGAGAAGGCTTTAGAGCAGCACCAACAACACTAGAAAAAGCAAAAAATAATCCAAAAATCGAGTTTGTTCTAAACGCAAAGATAGACGAGGTTTATGGTGATAAAATGGGTGTAACTGGTGTTAGAGTTAAATTTAAAGATAACTCCACAAGAGAGATAGATGTTCCAGGGGTTTTCACTTTTGTAGGTCTTGATGTAAGAAATAATGTTATAAAAGATGAAAACGATAAGCCCATTTGTGGCATTACTGAAAGTGGGCAAATAGGGGTTAATCTTAAAATGGAAACTAGCTTAAAAGGTCTTTTTGCAGCAGGTGATATAAGAGCTGATGCACCAAAACAAGTTGTATCGGCAGCAGGCGATGGGGCAACAGCAGCTCTTAGTGCTATGAGTTATCTAGAAAGCCTAGAATAG
- a CDS encoding molybdopterin guanine dinucleotide-containing S/N-oxide reductase codes for MSHIKTDLSRRKSLKVLAAAASMPLFMQTNLFSAQNAKKGFKLIKDGEVVTGAHWGVLKLTIKDGKIVKSEALKKTSEIKNPLQDHIAELVYAKDRVKYPYVRKSYLQNPDDPKRELRGADEWVRVSYEEAIDLIAKELKKTIKATGNDSIYAGSYGWKSSGNVQNSRILLHRFMNSIGGFVGGLGDYSTAASQIIMPHVLGTIEVYEQQTAWPLVLEHSDIVVIWGANPISTLRIAWTITDELGFKYFEELKKSGKKIVFIDPIKNETCKYLDAQWIAPRPNTDVAMMLGMMHELYTSGKYDKEFIENYTHGFDKFLPYLLGKGKDKTEKTPKWASEICGIDEKTIKELAHMFYENRTMIMSGWGMQRSHHGEQPHWALVTLCSMLGQIGLPGGGFGLSYHYSNGGVPTAKAGIVAGIGSGTSNGGTGQSWLQKATSHAIPVARIADALLNPGKTIDHNGKKITYPKLEFIYWVGGNPLVHHQDTNTNIKAWRQPRTVVVNEIYWTPTARMADIVMPITTSYERDDISMTGDYSNLSIVPMRQAVEEVGESRDDYEIFTDLAKKFGVEKEYTEGRTALEWIEYFYEKAREQAKGMQLEELNGVVMKPFAEFWEENKPIEFVQNMESFDYVRYGDFREDPILEPLGTPSGLIEIYSETIEKMNYDDCHAHPTWFEPIEWLGMKQKPAEFHMISVHPTNRLHSQQNNIVLRDSYAVANREPIWINEKDAKAKGIKTGDIVRVFNKRGQVLAGAVVTKDIMQGVVKLDEGAWYDPLNSKEANTICKNGSANVLTIDMPTSKLANGNISHTALVNIEKYEGKAPELSIFKHIDPKS; via the coding sequence ATGTCACATATAAAAACAGATTTATCAAGAAGAAAAAGCTTAAAGGTTTTAGCAGCAGCTGCTAGTATGCCACTATTTATGCAAACTAATCTTTTTTCAGCACAAAACGCTAAAAAAGGATTTAAGCTTATAAAAGATGGTGAAGTTGTTACAGGAGCACACTGGGGAGTATTGAAATTAACTATAAAAGATGGAAAAATAGTTAAAAGTGAAGCTTTGAAAAAAACATCAGAGATTAAAAATCCACTCCAAGATCATATCGCAGAGCTTGTTTATGCAAAAGATAGAGTAAAATATCCATATGTTAGAAAAAGTTATTTACAAAACCCTGATGACCCAAAAAGAGAGCTAAGAGGTGCTGATGAGTGGGTTAGAGTTAGTTATGAAGAGGCTATTGATTTAATAGCTAAAGAGCTTAAAAAGACTATAAAAGCTACTGGAAATGACAGCATTTATGCAGGCTCATATGGTTGGAAAAGTTCAGGAAATGTTCAAAACTCAAGAATACTACTTCATAGATTTATGAATAGCATTGGAGGCTTTGTAGGAGGTTTGGGAGATTATTCAACCGCAGCTTCACAAATCATTATGCCTCATGTTTTAGGAACTATTGAAGTTTATGAGCAACAAACTGCTTGGCCATTAGTTTTAGAGCATTCAGACATAGTAGTAATTTGGGGTGCAAATCCTATATCAACTCTTAGAATCGCATGGACTATAACTGATGAGCTTGGATTTAAGTATTTTGAAGAGCTTAAAAAAAGTGGTAAGAAAATCGTTTTCATAGATCCAATCAAAAATGAAACTTGCAAATATTTAGATGCACAATGGATAGCACCAAGACCAAATACAGATGTTGCAATGATGCTTGGTATGATGCATGAACTTTATACTAGTGGTAAATATGACAAGGAATTTATAGAAAATTATACTCATGGATTTGATAAATTTTTACCTTATTTATTAGGAAAAGGCAAGGACAAAACTGAAAAAACACCAAAATGGGCGTCAGAAATTTGTGGAATTGATGAAAAAACTATAAAAGAGCTAGCTCATATGTTTTATGAAAATAGAACTATGATTATGAGTGGATGGGGTATGCAAAGATCTCATCATGGCGAACAACCTCATTGGGCTTTAGTAACACTATGTTCTATGCTTGGACAAATTGGTCTTCCTGGTGGTGGATTTGGATTAAGCTATCACTATAGTAACGGAGGTGTTCCAACTGCAAAAGCAGGAATTGTAGCAGGTATAGGTTCTGGAACTTCAAATGGCGGAACAGGTCAAAGTTGGCTTCAAAAAGCAACAAGCCATGCTATACCAGTTGCTAGAATAGCAGACGCACTTTTAAATCCTGGAAAAACAATAGACCATAATGGTAAAAAAATTACATATCCAAAACTTGAGTTTATATATTGGGTTGGTGGAAATCCACTTGTTCATCATCAAGATACAAATACAAATATCAAAGCTTGGAGACAACCAAGAACAGTTGTGGTAAATGAAATTTATTGGACTCCAACAGCAAGAATGGCTGATATTGTTATGCCTATAACTACAAGTTATGAAAGAGATGATATCTCTATGACAGGGGATTATTCAAATTTATCTATTGTTCCTATGAGACAAGCTGTTGAAGAGGTTGGAGAAAGTAGGGATGATTATGAAATTTTTACAGATTTAGCTAAAAAATTTGGTGTAGAAAAAGAGTATACGGAAGGTAGAACTGCACTTGAATGGATAGAATATTTCTATGAAAAAGCAAGAGAGCAAGCTAAAGGTATGCAACTTGAAGAGTTAAATGGTGTTGTTATGAAACCATTTGCTGAGTTTTGGGAAGAGAATAAACCTATTGAGTTCGTTCAAAATATGGAATCATTTGACTATGTAAGATATGGTGATTTTAGAGAGGATCCTATTTTGGAGCCACTAGGAACTCCATCAGGACTTATAGAAATTTATTCTGAGACTATTGAAAAGATGAATTATGATGATTGTCATGCACACCCAACTTGGTTTGAGCCTATTGAATGGCTTGGAATGAAACAAAAACCTGCTGAATTTCATATGATAAGTGTTCACCCAACAAACAGACTTCACTCTCAACAAAATAACATCGTTTTAAGAGATAGCTATGCAGTTGCTAACCGCGAACCTATATGGATAAACGAAAAAGATGCAAAAGCTAAGGGCATTAAAACAGGAGATATTGTTAGGGTATTTAACAAAAGAGGTCAAGTTTTAGCAGGAGCTGTTGTTACAAAAGATATTATGCAAGGTGTTGTGAAACTTGATGAGGGTGCATGGTATGATCCACTCAATTCAAAAGAGGCTAATACTATTTGTAAAAATGGTAGTGCAAATGTTTTGACAATTGATATGCCAACATCAAAACTTGCAAATGGAAATATCTCTCATACTGCTTTGGTTAACATAGAAAAATATGAAGGTAAAGCCCCAGAACTATCTATATTTAAACATATAGATCCAAAATCTTAA
- the dapB gene encoding 4-hydroxy-tetrahydrodipicolinate reductase, giving the protein MIKIGVHGANGRMGRTILECLEEESNAKANSAFDKNRSDIEIFTQDLNTFFKNSDVVIDFTLNSGTKELLKFAINSPKPLCIGTTGLDDETMVLLKECSLKMPILYATNMSLGVAILNKLAFLASKALRDYDAEIVEMHHKHKKDAPSGTALTLAEFVAKARDLDINKVRVSGRDGDIGERSKDEIAVMSLRGGDIVGKHTAGFYTDGEFIEISHTATSRATFAKGAIKAAIWLSSQKNGLYSINDCLGI; this is encoded by the coding sequence ATGATAAAAATTGGTGTTCATGGTGCAAATGGGCGTATGGGGAGAACTATTTTAGAGTGTTTGGAAGAAGAATCTAATGCAAAAGCTAATTCTGCTTTTGATAAAAACAGAAGTGATATAGAAATTTTCACACAAGACTTAAATACATTTTTTAAAAATAGCGATGTTGTAATTGACTTCACATTAAATAGCGGAACAAAAGAACTTTTAAAATTTGCTATAAATAGTCCAAAACCACTTTGTATAGGAACAACTGGTTTAGATGATGAAACTATGGTATTGTTAAAAGAGTGCTCTTTAAAAATGCCAATTTTATATGCTACAAATATGAGTTTAGGAGTTGCGATACTCAATAAACTTGCATTTTTGGCTTCAAAAGCTTTGAGAGATTATGATGCTGAGATAGTTGAAATGCACCACAAGCATAAAAAAGATGCACCAAGCGGAACTGCTTTAACACTCGCCGAGTTTGTAGCAAAAGCAAGAGATCTAGATATAAATAAGGTAAGAGTTAGCGGTAGAGATGGAGATATAGGAGAGCGAAGTAAAGATGAGATAGCTGTTATGTCTTTAAGAGGTGGCGATATAGTAGGAAAACATACGGCTGGATTTTATACAGATGGTGAATTTATTGAAATTTCACATACAGCAACAAGTCGTGCAACCTTTGCAAAAGGTGCTATAAAAGCTGCCATTTGGCTGAGTTCTCAAAAAAACGGCTTATATTCTATAAATGATTGTTTAGGGATATAA
- the purF gene encoding amidophosphoribosyltransferase, which produces MCAIVGVINSNEASKTAYYGLFSMQHRGQESSGISVSYNHHITTHKAQGLVTDVFSREKIASLKGNIAIGHNRYSTAGNSSKNDAQPVFANYDLGEISIVHNGNLINKNSVRQELIKEGAIFQSNMDTENILHLIARSKKETLKERIVDALNDIVGAYCLLIMGRSKIFAIRDKYGIRPLSIGRLKDAGYIIASETCAFDLVGAEFIRDVKPGEMIIFEEGKTEYTSIQLFEDIDPRICAFEYVYFARPDSTVEGKNVYNVRKELGRVLAKKSKFEADLVIPVPDSGVPAALGYSQESGIPFEMAIVRNHYVGRTFIEPTQEMRNLKVKLKLNPMEELLKDKRIVVIDDSIVRGTTSKKIIELLKHAGAKEIHIKIAAPEIKFPDLYGIDTPTTKELISANMSKDEVCKYIGADSLEFLEIDELVNAMGSERKYSLVSFDGNYFVK; this is translated from the coding sequence ATGTGTGCAATCGTAGGAGTTATTAATTCAAATGAAGCATCAAAAACAGCCTATTATGGACTATTTTCTATGCAACATCGTGGTCAAGAATCAAGTGGCATAAGCGTAAGTTATAACCACCACATAACAACTCATAAAGCTCAAGGGTTAGTTACTGATGTTTTTAGTAGAGAAAAAATCGCTAGTTTAAAAGGAAATATAGCTATTGGGCATAATAGATATTCAACTGCAGGAAATAGTTCAAAAAATGACGCTCAACCAGTTTTTGCCAATTATGATTTGGGTGAAATTTCTATAGTTCATAATGGAAATTTAATAAATAAAAACAGTGTTAGACAAGAACTTATAAAAGAGGGAGCAATATTTCAGTCAAATATGGATACTGAAAATATACTTCATTTAATAGCAAGAAGTAAAAAAGAGACCCTAAAAGAGCGTATAGTGGACGCACTTAACGATATAGTCGGTGCTTATTGTCTGCTTATAATGGGACGATCAAAGATATTTGCTATAAGAGATAAATATGGCATAAGACCACTTAGCATTGGGAGATTAAAAGATGCTGGATATATAATTGCTAGTGAAACTTGTGCATTTGATTTAGTTGGAGCTGAGTTTATAAGAGATGTAAAGCCAGGCGAAATGATTATTTTTGAAGAGGGAAAAACTGAGTATACAAGCATTCAGCTTTTTGAAGATATTGATCCTAGAATTTGTGCTTTTGAATATGTCTATTTTGCTAGACCAGATAGCACAGTTGAAGGAAAAAATGTTTATAATGTTAGAAAAGAGTTAGGTAGAGTTTTGGCTAAAAAAAGCAAATTTGAAGCAGATTTGGTTATACCTGTTCCAGATAGTGGGGTTCCAGCAGCTTTAGGATATTCACAAGAAAGTGGCATTCCTTTTGAGATGGCAATAGTAAGAAATCACTATGTAGGAAGAACTTTTATAGAACCAACTCAAGAGATGAGAAATTTAAAAGTGAAATTAAAACTAAATCCTATGGAAGAGCTTTTGAAAGATAAAAGAATTGTTGTTATTGATGATAGCATTGTTAGGGGTACAACTTCTAAAAAGATAATTGAGCTTTTAAAACATGCGGGCGCAAAAGAAATACATATTAAAATCGCAGCTCCTGAGATAAAATTTCCAGATTTATACGGCATTGATACACCAACAACTAAAGAGCTAATTAGTGCAAATATGAGTAAAGATGAGGTTTGTAAATACATAGGTGCAGACAGTTTAGAGTTTTTGGAAATTGATGAACTTGTAAATGCTATGGGAAGTGAACGAAAATACTCACTTGTAAGCTTTGATGGAAATTATTTTGTGAAATAA
- a CDS encoding L-lactate permease: MELYRQIYNPFSNIWLSAFVAALPIFLFFTSLVVLKLKGYVAAFITVILSLIIAIIVYKMPIGMSIMSFFQGFFTGLWPIAWIILTAIFLYKLSVKSGYFEILKASITTITPDHRIQVIIIALCFGTFLEGAIGFGAPVAITAALLVGLGLNPLYAAGFSMIANTAPAAFGAVGIPIVAMAQTTGIDANVLSMMVGRMLPIISLSVPFFIVFLMDGFKGIKQTFLPLCVIAFSYTITQYLTASILGPQLVAITSSVFSIIITVLFLKFYKIKYVYRLDGKEKFGNESKIGIRDILKAWSPFIYLIIFIVVWTTPLIKTYASFADIKFYLPYLKDSIIQTTPLSLSDEPLDTMYTFQAIKAIGLAILIAAICTIFTLKIKTTIAIEAAKETFKEMIMPIITIGLVVAYAFIAKNSAQAATMGLALANTGSEAFAFFSPMIGWVGVFLTGSVTSSNLLFGTLQQVTASQLNIPETIFLAANTVGGMAGKMISPQSIAVACAAVGLVGRESELLKFTIKYSLIYIVVGGIITWVIINLFPMLIPIIIS; encoded by the coding sequence TTGGAACTATACAGACAAATTTATAATCCATTTTCAAACATATGGCTAAGTGCATTTGTTGCAGCTTTGCCTATATTTTTATTTTTCACATCATTAGTTGTATTAAAGTTAAAAGGCTATGTAGCAGCCTTTATCACAGTAATTTTAAGTTTAATAATAGCAATTATAGTTTATAAAATGCCAATAGGTATGTCTATAATGAGCTTTTTTCAAGGATTTTTTACAGGACTTTGGCCAATAGCTTGGATTATTTTAACAGCTATTTTTCTCTATAAGTTAAGCGTAAAATCAGGATATTTTGAAATACTTAAAGCCTCAATTACTACAATAACTCCAGATCATAGAATACAAGTTATTATAATTGCGCTTTGTTTTGGAACTTTTTTAGAGGGAGCTATAGGGTTTGGTGCGCCTGTTGCAATAACTGCGGCTTTACTTGTTGGACTTGGACTAAATCCACTATACGCAGCAGGGTTTTCTATGATAGCAAACACAGCTCCTGCGGCATTTGGGGCAGTTGGGATACCTATTGTAGCAATGGCACAAACAACAGGCATTGATGCAAATGTATTATCAATGATGGTTGGAAGGATGCTACCTATAATATCTTTAAGTGTGCCATTTTTTATAGTATTTTTGATGGATGGTTTTAAAGGTATTAAGCAAACATTTTTACCACTTTGTGTTATTGCTTTTAGTTATACTATAACTCAGTATTTAACAGCTAGTATTTTAGGACCCCAGCTTGTTGCTATAACATCTTCTGTATTTTCAATAATAATAACTGTTTTATTTTTAAAATTTTATAAAATAAAATATGTTTATAGGCTAGATGGTAAAGAGAAATTTGGAAATGAGAGTAAAATAGGAATTAGAGATATTTTAAAAGCATGGTCACCATTTATATATTTAATTATTTTTATAGTGGTATGGACAACGCCTCTAATAAAAACATATGCATCTTTTGCTGATATTAAATTTTATTTACCATATTTAAAAGATAGTATTATTCAAACAACTCCACTTAGTTTAAGTGACGAACCATTAGACACAATGTATACATTTCAAGCGATAAAAGCAATTGGTCTTGCCATACTAATTGCGGCAATATGCACTATATTTACTTTAAAAATAAAAACAACAATCGCCATTGAAGCAGCAAAAGAGACATTTAAAGAGATGATTATGCCAATTATTACAATAGGTCTTGTTGTGGCATATGCTTTTATAGCTAAAAATAGTGCACAAGCTGCAACCATGGGATTAGCTTTGGCAAATACAGGAAGTGAGGCATTTGCATTTTTCTCACCTATGATAGGCTGGGTTGGAGTATTTTTAACAGGTTCAGTTACAAGTTCAAATTTACTTTTTGGAACACTTCAGCAAGTTACAGCTTCTCAACTTAACATACCTGAAACTATATTTTTAGCAGCAAACACAGTTGGCGGAATGGCTGGAAAAATGATAAGTCCACAAAGTATAGCAGTTGCTTGTGCTGCAGTTGGTTTAGTTGGCAGAGAGAGTGAACTATTAAAGTTTACTATCAAATATTCACTGATTTATATTGTAGTTGGTGGCATCATAACTTGGGTTATAATAAACTTATTTCCGATGCTAATACCTATAATTATAAGTTAA
- a CDS encoding (Fe-S)-binding protein: MKKVYLFSTCLGTALMGKMVKNTILLLQKEGIEVIFKKDQTCCGQPGFNTGYFKDTKKIALYNAKLFNEDYPVLVPSGSCSGMMMHDYLELFKDDKDYEAIKNFSSRVYDLSVYLDKVLDIKLEDKGEPIKVTWHSNCHALRIAKSIESSKALIKKLKNVELIELEHEEECCGFGGTFAVKEPEISNAMAMEKIKDIKNTGCKYLISSDGGCLMNIAGTISRNKEDIKTIHLYDFLLKRINGEVL, translated from the coding sequence ATGAAAAAAGTTTATTTATTTTCGACTTGTTTGGGAACAGCCCTTATGGGAAAAATGGTAAAAAATACAATTTTACTTTTGCAAAAAGAAGGCATAGAGGTAATTTTTAAAAAAGATCAAACTTGCTGTGGACAACCGGGGTTTAATACAGGTTATTTTAAGGATACAAAAAAAATAGCTTTATATAATGCAAAATTATTTAATGAAGATTATCCTGTTTTAGTTCCAAGTGGTTCTTGTAGCGGTATGATGATGCATGATTATTTAGAGTTATTTAAAGATGACAAAGATTATGAGGCAATAAAAAACTTTAGTTCTCGTGTTTATGATTTAAGTGTCTATTTGGATAAGGTTTTAGATATTAAACTAGAAGATAAGGGTGAACCTATAAAAGTTACTTGGCATAGTAATTGCCATGCTTTAAGAATTGCTAAAAGCATAGAAAGTTCAAAAGCACTAATAAAAAAACTTAAAAATGTTGAGTTGATTGAATTAGAACATGAAGAAGAGTGTTGTGGCTTTGGTGGTACTTTTGCAGTAAAAGAGCCAGAAATTTCAAATGCTATGGCAATGGAGAAGATAAAGGATATAAAAAATACAGGCTGTAAATATCTTATAAGTAGTGATGGTGGTTGCTTGATGAATATAGCAGGCACAATAAGCCGCAACAAAGAGGATATAAAGACAATTCATCTTTATGACTTCTTGTTAAAAAGAATAAATGGAGAAGTGCTATGA